The nucleotide window CGTGCTCGCGAAGCTGCCTCGCAAGTGGCACCGCGACTACGTGATGGCCGCCAAGCGCAGGTAGGCCGCCGTATCCAGTCCCCGGGCGCGGATGAGGTCGGTCCGCGCCGGCCCGAACCGGCCACCCGGCGCACGTCGCGCCGAGGTGGCCATGCCCGTTGTCGTCTCCTCATTCCGACCTGCTTTTTCGCTCAACGCGACGGAGTCACCTGATGCACATGCGCCCTGCTCTGTTGTCCGCGTTCCTCGTGGCCCTGGTCGTCGCCTGCAGTGACACCCCGCCCCCCCAGGTCGGACCCACGCCAAGCCTCCAGCCCGCGCGCTCCCGGGACGAGGCGCGGGCGGAGCGCGAGCGCGTCGCGCGCCAGCAGCGGGTGGCGAAGGGGAGCGCGTCGCTCGCCCCCACGCCCGCGCAGTTGGACGAACGGGCCCAGGCCCTGGCCCAGTCCCTGGACATCGGCGCGAGGCTGACGAGCGTCCAGCTCAGCGCGCCCGAGCTGGAGGGGGCGCTCGCCGGAGCCTCCTTCGGCGACATCAAGCCCCGAAAGGGCACCTCGCTGGCCGTCATGAGCACCGGCCACATCAACAGCGACAACAACCTGCCCGAGCCTGGTTGGGACTACGGGCCCACCGGGGAGGAGGGGGACGTCGTCACCCTCACCCTCACGCTCAACGTTCCCGTGGGCGTCAACCGCCTGTCGTTCGACTACCGCTTCCTGAGCGCCGAGTCCCCGGAGTACATCGGCACCCAGTTCAACGACCAGTTCACCGCCGTCGTCCGGGACGATTCGGGCAGGCGCGTCCGCGTCGTCGAGGAGGCCTCGGTCAACAGCTCGCACTTCTTCGATGCCTCGGAGACGCGCGCCAAGAACACGAAGTTCGACAAGCTGCTCGCGGACGACCCCGCCGGCACCGACTACTTCCCGACCAGCTATCCCCCCAGGACCCCCACCTTCCCGGACGCGGGCATCACCGACTTCAAGATCGTCCACGTCCCCGTCATTCCAGGCGAGGTCGTCATCGAGTTCTCCATCCGCGACGTGGGCGACGGCATCTTCGACTCCACGGTGGTGCTCGACAACCTGCGCGTCTCCAGCCTGGAGGTCATCAACCCCAACCCCGCGCTCGTCGTCCAGGAGCACGGCACCGTGGAGACGGACCCGGTGAAGCTCTCCACCCCCGCGCTGGACGGCAAGCGCATCCTCTCCGTGGCGGCGGACGGAGCCACCCAACTGCTGCTGCGCGCCCAGGTCCCCGGCCCCGGCAGGATGGACTTCACCCTGATGAACGTCACCACGCTGGTCAACGGCGGGGTCGGCGCGCTGGGGAGCAGCACCCAGGCCGTCACCGTCAACGTGGAGGCCCTTCCCGGGTATCAGGGCGAGTATTACGCCTTCGCCTTGTACACCAGCCCCGAGGACTTCAACGACGGGGCCTCCGCGGACAAGAGCGAACGGACCGTGCAGCTCTCCACGCGGTTCACCCCCCAGACGGGCACGGGCTACGAGGACACCTACGAGCTGTCGGTGGTGCGTCCGCCCGTGGTCGCAATCCACGACATCTGGTCCAACTGCCTCACCTGGAACGAGCATGCGGAGATCTCCACGAACGCGCTCTTCAACGTCACCTGCGCCGACTACTCCGCCACCAACTCCGCGAGCATGGACCACGCGGTCAACAAGGAAGTCCTCGGCAAGGCCATCGACGAGGCGCTGAGCGAAGCGCGCGACAAGGACATCGCCGTCACCCAGGTGGAGGTGCTCGCGCATGGCATGGGCGGACTCATGGCGCGCCGCTATGTGGACGGGCTCAACTACAAGAGCGCCTCCAACCTCAACGCGGGAACGGTCAACCGGCTCATCACCCTGAACACCCCCCACCTGGGCTCGCGCATCGCCGACGAGCTCAAGAAGGTGAAGGACAAGCTGCTGGCGCTGGACGGAGGCGTCGACGGAGAGCAATGGCAGAAGTTCAACAACACCCTGCAGGACGCGGGCATCCGGGTCTCGGGCCCCCTGGGCGGTGCCATCGACGAGCTGCGGACGGACAGCGGCATCATCACCAGCCTCAAGACCACGCCCGTCCCCTCCCACATCATGTTCAGCCGCGGCGGCCTGGCGGTGGACCGGAACGCAAGCACACCGCTGCTCACGCCTTTCACCACCGCGCTCTACACCAACATGGAGTTCCTGCATCCCATGTGGGACGGCACGGACGCGTCGGCCGCGGTCAAGCGGACGCTCATCCTCGGAGCGAACAGCAAGATCTTCTGCACCGATGACCATGACCTGTTCCTGGCCGAGGCCGAACAGTTCAGCGGCGACGCGGGCACGGCCGTGTCCCCCTTCTTCGTGAGTCGCACCAACAAGGAGACGGAGCACTTCATGGTCCCGACCGACGTGGCCCACCACGTCAAGATCGAGACGCTGCTCAACAGCCCCGTTCGCGGCCCGCTGTTCGCTCCATCCCTGCTGGCGCCATCCCTGGTGCCCCCAAGAGCGCGCTGCGCCGGCGGCGCCTTCGCTCCCTCGGGCGGCACGCTCGCCCCCCAGAGCGAGGACGACGACCCGCTGCTCGAGCACCGCGAGCCCACGCCGACGGAGCTGGAGCTCCAGGAGGTCCTGGCACTGGCCGGAGGCCTGCGAATCACCTCACCCGCGCCGGGCGCCGTCGTGACGCCGGGGAGCACCATCACCGTCGCCGTGGAGGCCACGGGCGGCTTCGTGCCGGAGGCGCTGCTCATCGTGGCGGATGGCCACGTGGTGCGCCACGAAGGCATGCCGCTGAAGGTCCAGGTCCAGATCCCGCCCAAGGCGCTGGGCGGCATCACCCTCTTCGCCACCGGAATCGCGCTGAACGGAGAGATTCAACAGTCGAGCGCGGTGTCGCTCACCGTGTCCTCCTCGGCGGTGGTGACCTCGCTGTCCGTACTCAACGGGGACGCCCACATCCGCGGCGTGGGCAAGACGAGCAACCTCGTCGTCGTCGGCGCCTTCACGGACGGCGTCAAGCGGGACGTCACCCGGGCGACCACGGGGACCATCTACTCGACCTCCAATCCCAGCGTCGCCGTGGTGAGCCCGGATGGCGTGGTGACGGGCGTGGGCCCGGGCCTTGCGACCATCGTCGTGCGCAACACCACCATCGCCACCAGCGTCACCGTGGCGGTGAAGGAGGGCACCACCGCCCAATGCCTGGAGGTCCGGCTGGGGGACTACAACCTCTTCGTGCTCGAGGACTATCGCCAGGGCGTGGACGTGGGCGGCAGGGTCGCCGCCGGCGGCAACATCCTCCTGGACGCCTTCCGGGTCGGCTGGAAGCTCCCCGCGACGGAGACCGCCAACGTGCTGGTGGCCGGCAATGACATGAGGCTCCAGAACGGGACGGTCTGGGGGAGCGCCCGCTACGGAGGGAACCTGACCACCGTGGGGCCCGTCATCTTCCAGCGAGGCAATGCCGCGCGGGGCATGCCCATCGACTTCGTCGCGCGGGGCGAGGCCCTTCGCACCCTCTCCGGCCACTTGAAGGCCCTGCCCGCCAACGGCACCACCACCCTGGAGAGCTGGGGCGGCGTCCTGTTGAAGGGAACATCACCCAAGGTCAACGTCTTCAACGTGCCTTCAACCGCCTTCGCCTCCGCAACGC belongs to Myxococcus fulvus and includes:
- a CDS encoding choice-of-anchor A family protein is translated as MRPALLSAFLVALVVACSDTPPPQVGPTPSLQPARSRDEARAERERVARQQRVAKGSASLAPTPAQLDERAQALAQSLDIGARLTSVQLSAPELEGALAGASFGDIKPRKGTSLAVMSTGHINSDNNLPEPGWDYGPTGEEGDVVTLTLTLNVPVGVNRLSFDYRFLSAESPEYIGTQFNDQFTAVVRDDSGRRVRVVEEASVNSSHFFDASETRAKNTKFDKLLADDPAGTDYFPTSYPPRTPTFPDAGITDFKIVHVPVIPGEVVIEFSIRDVGDGIFDSTVVLDNLRVSSLEVINPNPALVVQEHGTVETDPVKLSTPALDGKRILSVAADGATQLLLRAQVPGPGRMDFTLMNVTTLVNGGVGALGSSTQAVTVNVEALPGYQGEYYAFALYTSPEDFNDGASADKSERTVQLSTRFTPQTGTGYEDTYELSVVRPPVVAIHDIWSNCLTWNEHAEISTNALFNVTCADYSATNSASMDHAVNKEVLGKAIDEALSEARDKDIAVTQVEVLAHGMGGLMARRYVDGLNYKSASNLNAGTVNRLITLNTPHLGSRIADELKKVKDKLLALDGGVDGEQWQKFNNTLQDAGIRVSGPLGGAIDELRTDSGIITSLKTTPVPSHIMFSRGGLAVDRNASTPLLTPFTTALYTNMEFLHPMWDGTDASAAVKRTLILGANSKIFCTDDHDLFLAEAEQFSGDAGTAVSPFFVSRTNKETEHFMVPTDVAHHVKIETLLNSPVRGPLFAPSLLAPSLVPPRARCAGGAFAPSGGTLAPQSEDDDPLLEHREPTPTELELQEVLALAGGLRITSPAPGAVVTPGSTITVAVEATGGFVPEALLIVADGHVVRHEGMPLKVQVQIPPKALGGITLFATGIALNGEIQQSSAVSLTVSSSAVVTSLSVLNGDAHIRGVGKTSNLVVVGAFTDGVKRDVTRATTGTIYSTSNPSVAVVSPDGVVTGVGPGLATIVVRNTTIATSVTVAVKEGTTAQCLEVRLGDYNLFVLEDYRQGVDVGGRVAAGGNILLDAFRVGWKLPATETANVLVAGNDMRLQNGTVWGSARYGGNLTTVGPVIFQRGNAARGMPIDFVARGEALRTLSGHLKALPANGTTTLESWGGVLLKGTSPKVNVFNVPSTAFASATLLSIDAPANSLVVINVSGTTARFTNFGHVFAGGIDETGVLFNLPDATSLTAFDYGFYGTVLAPRAHVAFSDGSWVGSIYARSMTGNAVGHINNLRDTDICP